GCAGCTGATCGCCAAATACCAGCGGCGCTTCCCTGGCTTCGATGAGAAGATCGTGTCGATGTACGCGCGCGGCATGAGCACCCGGGAGATCACGGGGCACCTGCACGATCTGTACGGCATCGACGTGTCGCCGGACCTGATCAGCACGGTGACCGACGCCGTGCTCGACGAGGTGGCGATCTGACAGCAGCGGCCGCTGGATCCGGTCTACCTGCTCGTTGAACCGCGCCGGGTTTGCCGGAGGCTCCAACTCCTGAGAAGGTGGAGCCTGTATGAGCAAGACGACGGACAAGTTTGCACCTGAGGTCCGCGAGCGAGCGGTACGGATGGTGCTGGATCACGAGCGCGATCACCCGTCTCGATGGGCAGCGATCATATCCATTGCCGAGAAGATCGGTTGCTCAGGCCACACGCTGCTGGAGTGGGTGAAGAAGGCCGAAGTGAACAGCGGCAAGCGCGCGGGCGTCCCGACCGAGGTTGCCGACAAGGTGAAGGCGCTGGAGCGCGAGGTCCGTGAGCTGCGGCAGGCCAACGAGATTCTTCGCAAGGCATCCGCATATTTTGCCCAGGCGGAGCTCGACCGCCCGTTCCGACGATGATCGCCTTCATCGACGATCACCGTAAAGCCTATGGGGTCGAGCCGATCTGCCGCGTTCTGCCGATCGCCCCATCGACGTATTTCGAGCGCGTCGCGCAGCGGCGGGATCCGACACGCCTATCGGTGCGGGCGCAGCAGGATGTCGCCTTGAAGCCGGAGATCGCGCGCGTATTTGCCGAGAACTTTGCGGTTTACGGCGTGCGCAAGGTCTGGCGGCAGATGATGCTGGAGGGTTTTCCGGTCGCTCGCTGTACGGTCGCGCGGTTGATGCGCGATATGGGCCTGGCAGGGGTGATCCGGGGCAAACCGGTGCGTACGACCATCAGTGACAGAGCGGCGCCGTGCCCACTCGATCACGTCAATCGCAAGTTCTACGCGCCAGCGCCGAACATGCTCTGGGTGTCAGACTTCACCTACGTCGCGACTTGGGCGGGGTTCGTCTACGTCGCCTTTGTCATCGATACCTACGCCAGGCGGATCGTCGGCTGGCGGGCCAGCAGGACGGCGCATGCCGGCTTCGTACTCGACGCCCTGGAACAGGCGCTTCATGATCGACGACCGGCCCATCGGGGCGGTCTCATCCATCATAGCGACCGCGGATCGCAATATCTGTCCATCAAGTACACCGAGCGCCTCGCCGAAGCCGGGATAGAGCCGTCGGTCGGCAGCGTCGGAGACAGCTACGACAATGCTTTGGCCGAGACGATCAACGGCCTCTACAAGGCCGAGGTGATCCACAGACGTGGGCCGTGGCGCAGCTTCGAAGCCGTCGAATTCGCTACGCTCGAATGGATCGACTGGTTCAACCATCGTCGGCTGCTCGAACCCATCGGCAACATCCCGCCTGCCGAAGCCGAAGAACAATATTATGCTGCCGCAGACAACCTCGATATGGCAGCGTGACTCACAACCCAACGCCTCCGGCAGACCCGGCGCGGTTCAGCGACCCGTTGATCAAGAACACAACCGTAAGGCTAGACAAACAGGTCGCGGATAGCACTCAAATGGAATTGGTTGAGCAACCGACGTCGGCGATGCTCCCTTGCGTCATGGCGCATGTGACAGGCTTGGCATAGCGCGGCTAGGTTGCGGGGGCGGTTGTCGCCTGGGTCATGGTTGAGGTGCGCGCTGGCCAGGATCACGCGGGTCCGGCGGAACGGCAGGGGCGGTGCGATGCCTGCCAGGCCCGGCTGGGCGTGGATCATGGCGGTGGGGCTGGTCAGTGCCCTGACCCCCCTGCCCCGGCCGTCGCGCCAGCGGGCGCGGGTTTCGTCCCACCAGGTTCCGTCGCCGAGATGGACGATCTCGCGGCCGTGGGGGCGTCCGCAATGCTCGCATCGTCCCTTGGCGCGGTCGAAGCGGATCAGGGCGGACAGTTCGCGCCAGTCGATCGGGTAGAGCCAGCGATGTTCGCGTGCGATCGGCATGGCCCTTTGTGAATCGATATGTCGCAAACCAAAAGTGGAAAAGCGACTGATTCAGAAAACTCATCAACCCCTTCAAAAAAGCTCAAAAAATATATCCAAAGGTTAGAACGTTAGATTAGATTTAAAGGGTTAAGCGCTGTTTTCCACAGGCTAAAACGCGGGATTTTCTCGCTTTTTGGGAATCTCGGCGTTCCTGACGTATCGAGTATATGTTCCTGAAATATCGTGATGGGCGTTCCCGATGTATCGCCCGAGCGTTCCGAGAGTATCGTTGCCCGTTCCCGATATATCGAAAAGGCGTGACGAACGCCGATGAAGCGGGTCGGATTGAATCAGTTTTCGACCGATCCCGCATGGTGAGGTTCAAAGTGGAGACCCGCCGGGATGCGCGATCGTAGCGGTGATCGAACACGCGATATTTCGGGAACGCTTATGGGCTGCGCGTCACCCCATGCGCGGAATTTTTAGCGGCTGAAATGCCGGGGAGGGGCCTCATTCGCGCACCCCCCTCCCCTCTCGTCAGCGAAGCAGGTGCCGGTTCTTGGCGTCGAAGCGGCGCACATAGCCGATAAAGGCGTTCTGATAGCTGACGGGCGTGCGGGCGGGATCGCCCTCGACCCAGGCTTTGAATTCGGCGTGGAGGGTCTGATAGTCCCAGCCGGGACATTCGGACCGCAGCAGCGCCAGGGTCGCGTCGGTGATTTCCCCGAAGGTCGACCGGGTCGACAGGCTCTTGACGCTGCGCCGGATCAGCGCGCTGGCATCCAGGTCGCGGTCGGCGGGGGGCGGCGGAGTGTCTTCCAGCGTCGGTGCCTTGGGCTGGGGGGCGGCAGCGGCCTTGGGCTTCTTCGGCGCACGGACGGCGGGCGTGGCCCCCTCCCCTTCGGCGCGCCTCCGCATCCTGAGGCTCGGCTCCCGCTTGCCCTCGGCCTGTTCGAGCGTCAGGGCATAGCCGGGCAGCTCGTTGCGTTCGGCGATCTTGGCGATCTCGAACTTGAAGCGGCGATATTGCCCCTCGGCCCCCGATTTCTCGAACAGGGTCGGCATGGAGATGGCGAAGCCCCCCTCCCCTGCCCCGCCGGCATGTTTGCGCGCGACCTTGTACAGCCAGCGCTCGCGCCCGCCCGAAATGTCGAAATAGGCGCGGTCGATCGACAACACGCCGCCCGTCATCAGAACGCCTTCGTAGAACCAGCTCGACAGCTCGATCGTCATGCCGCGCGAGCGTTCGGTCTTTTCATCGACCAGCTGCGTCCAGCCGTCGAGCCAGCTGAACGTCGCCTCGCGCCGGTTCTCCGCCC
This portion of the Sphingomonas sanguinis genome encodes:
- a CDS encoding IS3 family transposase (programmed frameshift); the encoded protein is MSKTTDKFAPEVRERAVRMVLDHERDHPSRWAAIISIAEKIGCSGHTLLEWVKKAEVNSGKRAGVPTEVADKVKALEREVRELRQANEILRKASAYFCPGGARPPVPTMIAFIDDHRKAYGVEPICRVLPIAPSTYFERVAQRRDPTRLSVRAQQDVALKPEIARVFAENFAVYGVRKVWRQMMLEGFPVARCTVARLMRDMGLAGVIRGKPVRTTISDRAAPCPLDHVNRKFYAPAPNMLWVSDFTYVATWAGFVYVAFVIDTYARRIVGWRASRTAHAGFVLDALEQALHDRRPAHRGGLIHHSDRGSQYLSIKYTERLAEAGIEPSVGSVGDSYDNALAETINGLYKAEVIHRRGPWRSFEAVEFATLEWIDWFNHRRLLEPIGNIPPAEAEEQYYAAADNLDMAA
- a CDS encoding replication initiator protein A, producing MSTKPKDGSAEQFELFLPYLADLPLRDQREMMERPFFSLAKSKRVKPIDYRSPDGKLWVHVSGNPDYGMATIWDADILIYCASMLADMARRGINDVPRKLHLMPYDLLRAIGRQPTGRAYELLGQALDRLVSTTVKTNIRAENRREATFSWLDGWTQLVDEKTERSRGMTIELSSWFYEGVLMTGGVLSIDRAYFDISGGRERWLYKVARKHAGGAGEGGFAISMPTLFEKSGAEGQYRRFKFEIAKIAERNELPGYALTLEQAEGKREPSLRMRRRAEGEGATPAVRAPKKPKAAAAPQPKAPTLEDTPPPPADRDLDASALIRRSVKSLSTRSTFGEITDATLALLRSECPGWDYQTLHAEFKAWVEGDPARTPVSYQNAFIGYVRRFDAKNRHLLR